The Callithrix jacchus isolate 240 chromosome X, calJac240_pri, whole genome shotgun sequence genome contains a region encoding:
- the LOC144581173 gene encoding histone H2B type W-T-like — protein MLRTQASPLHNRHCLSPATTAIASSCHLMAAASAMARTSSGEQVITQEPKEANSTTAQKKSKQRKRGRRGPRRCHANCHGDSFATYFRLVLKQVHQGLSLSREAVSVMDSMVHDILDRIGSEAGRLAHSVKHVTITAWEIQIAVRLLMPGDMGRLAESEGTKAVLRSSVYALQQQKK, from the exons ATGCTGCGTACCCAAGCGTCCCCGCTTCACAATCGCCATTGTCTGTCCCCGGCGACAACCGCCATTGCCTCTTCTTGCCATCTAATGGCCGCTGCCTCCGCCATGGCTAGAACTTCCTCTGGGGAACAAGTGATCACCCAGGAGCCCAAAGAGGCCAACTCCACAACAGCCCAGAAGAAGAGCAAGCAGAGGAAGCGAGGGCGCCGAGGGCCCCGCAGGTGCCACGCCAACTGCCATGGGGACAGCTTCGCCACCTATTTCCGCCTGGTGCTGAAGCAGGTTCACCAGGGCCTCAGCCTTTCCCGGGAGGCCGTGAGTGTCATGGATTCTATGGTTCACGACATACTTGACCGCATCGGCTCCGAGGCTGGTCGCCTGGCCCACTCCGTCAAGCACGTGACCATCACCGCCTGGGAGATCCAGATCGCCGTGCGCCTGCTGATGCCGGGGGACATGGGCAGGCTGGCCGAGTCCGAGGGCACGAAGGCTGTTCTCAG AAGTTCAGTATATGCCCTACAGCAACAGAAAAAGTGA